A window of the Microplitis mediator isolate UGA2020A chromosome 5, iyMicMedi2.1, whole genome shotgun sequence genome harbors these coding sequences:
- the LOC130668647 gene encoding uncharacterized protein LOC130668647, whose protein sequence is MGRIQKFICWLVIILNTCNKIECSNASRNEDHLSTYNQVLDILKMCVPDRLNPLIVSNDLIDLIYPSSWAGDDYSTTIMLIDDYIKSNNIQLYNPAYPTYLISADSIVESRSLLSNLQSSSWWNIISHFFVIENRDNLCKDSSKVLQSLWKADLLSSFYICNDSINKTMVYTFNPFTRRAPNSWEEVDSIDKPNDRWTLYKQPLINDTSICQNLTFDKTKFLDGYAVKAVASPEINRNCIQNNISDVKSLGKFLPYTNYMFFKNLFPALNVTPIISYDENGHFVNNTPVGYLQSLVNGTQDIGMNERFIGGNASLFVDFIKIYKESGFSILTHKRGVTTVFEQVSDFFDLETTLFIIFVLFITFVAIIRINNCQYGLGLLDIISLTLSRGILVPLNKLYIRVIFILATFVIFIVTPDLQGYILSFVTKPEFKNVETLEDLYNFKYTVYMHSGFEKFLQSQGLWEKSDDKYFHISLDSRHKCHKKILDDDAVACLALYYFQLNMALANKNLHVSKGFISKAYMSFWLRKNWVLKNKIDEITSRLQESGLIDYWDKRSFHYPFKKLKAIEAKESSLDCRLLDFQDFQFSLFVFSIGLVFCTIVFGIENFVKRVIQKRRRAMRREPRFVKLRQRLRYRDGKIFIINEYL, encoded by the exons ATTGAAGATGTGTGTTCCGGACCGGCTAAACCCTCTTATTGTAAGTAATGATttgattgatttaatttacCCATCATCATGGGCGGGCGATGATTATTCAACTACTATCATGCTGATTGATGATTatattaaatcaaataatattcaattgtaCAATCCGGCGTATCCTACATATCTTATATCTGCTGATTCAATTGTGGAATCCCGATCGTTGCTGAGCAATCTGCAATCTTCTTCTTGGTGGAACATTATTTCTCACTTTTTTGTGATTGAAAATCGTGATAATTTATGTAAAGATTCTTCAAAAGTTCTTCAATCACTTTGGAAAGCTGATTTACTCTCttcattttatatatgtaatgaTTCAATCAACAAAACAATGGTCTATACCTTTAATCCTTTCACAAGACGGGCTCCGAATTCTTGGGAAGAAGTTGACTCGATCGACAAACCAAATGACAGATGGACTCTTTATAAGCAGCCACTCATAAACg acACAAGCATATGTCAGAACCTGACATTTgacaaaactaaatttttggaCGGTTATGCAGTGAAAGCAGTAGCATCTCCCGAAATAAATAGAAActgtattcaaaataatattagcGATGTAAAGAGCTTGGGTAAATTTCTACCATACACtaattatatgttttttaaaaatttatttcccgcTTTAAATGTCACACCAATAATTAGCTATGACGAAAACGGTCATTTTGTTAACAATACTCCTGTGGGATATCTGCAATCTTTAGTCAACGGCACGCAGGATATTGGTATGAATGAACGTTTTATCGGAGGTAATGCTTCTTTATTTGttgactttataaaaatatataaggaaAGTGGATTTTCGATACTGACTCATAAGAGAGGTGTCACAACGGTATTTGAACAAGTTTCTGACTTTTTTGACCTTGAGACTacattatttatcatatttgtATTGTTTATTACATTCGTCGCAATAATAAGAATCAATAACTGTCAGTACGGCTTAGGATTATTGGACATAATTAGTTTGACTTTGAGCAGAGGTATCTTAGTAccattaaataaactatacaTACgcgttattttcattttggcaacatttgttatttttattgtcaccCCGGACTTGCAGGGATATATATTAAGTTTTGTCACGAAGCCAGAGTTCAAAAATGTTGAGACTTTAGaagatttatataattttaaatatactgTATACATGCATTCcggttttgaaaaatttcttcaatCTCAGGGATTATGGGAAAAGTCAGATGACAAGTATTTTCATATTTCTTTAGATTCCAGGCATAagtgtcataaaaaaattttagatgacGATGCAGTAGCTTGCTTAGCGttgtattattttcaattaaatatggCTCTAGCGAATAAAAATCTTCACGTATCGAAAGGATTTATTTCAAAAGCTTATATGTCTTTTTGGCTGCGCAAGAACTGGGTGTTgaagaataaaattgatgagaTAACCTCGCGATTGCAAGAATCCGGTTTAATAGATTATTGGGACAAACGGTCATTCCATTAtcctttcaaaaaattaaaagccaTTGAAGCGAAAGAATCATCTTTGGACTGTCGTCTATTAGATTTTCAAGATTTTCAATTTAGCctatttgttttttcgataGGTTTAGTTTTCTGTACGATTGTTTTCggtatcgaaaattttgttAAGAGGGTAATACAAAAACGTAGACGCGCAATGAGACGTGAACCACGATTTGTTAAATTACGACAGAGACTTCGGTACCgtgatggaaaaattttcattatcaatgaatatttgtaa
- the LOC130667513 gene encoding uncharacterized protein LOC130667513 yields the protein MLFLESHQHFIFILSIFAVIYSTYSKNNSRYISRLKRELDHDENSEYSADKNSDISLPSRRANINKNININNNKNVFVKTGNFFQIERDKLNYDSLHSNPLKNTLEKLRAADIIRDNVIFIMGYMLQLSPGTLSIEEYTSLELISNAIKRKNVYLYDTLHIVTEINGKHILKQLLEFLKAAKKNFAFFIKSSVEFWIRLLETRDNKIIWKQMDQDTFNLVAGVFKQTVQLIDRDNNNEDISKKLWNLLSHEGKNELIKYDVTNEIMGPVYVALFYGITSKRIPLTQQLFGTILRDLPNEDADPIFDEYVSYISREIWKNKIKKWGNYFSNIKAYNPYTLVINVVDKISADTEVPFKFKKSLLYVRDHLITGGRGIINHEIENSYRITENGLNVNLLFELTISCDCNNRIIDMKNELQKYLTSNLDDDIFMGINRYKYNNPHDLMLGFLSRLQMRLSSTKYDKKILRIISILLSYLFYQRNLHYYQKFKSNISFWIIIDIIDNPNANSTISQTIESILTDIMSDLKSWDRIENLVIKPLITTEKNYLECKTLDMLTELKDVVEDKHVFPSLPAKITKLIADVKAEFNDDDSDMDGSDQQDGGSPEKNMAADHNSRESKPPVPKSPSILGSLRPLMNFENLSPISAMKSIFKNSIKPNLKRIRRIQSRIDLPDASSLESLSKVTQFAPHESLAEVGVTKPALAISMKPSNSMTSSVNKPFATKLLDLPSISALSKNLSTLPPAVQPNECIVITTNVGELKILPTVFTRSNDLTDDPDTIVFPTMVDLHDQPDYDLFEHASGQCVQNLKKLVIQPLVNLFGDKYIEILLGRHWSRRYSTRLAALVALIRSARKHQQVAENYKLMENLDNVLGSLEIIAPYLFLPMLIRWKNFDGKIVWSTVSIDDLSVSILGRDPPDYEEKGTITLPLINPLYWLLPIEQQPDPYLNLLPHFTEDNKYALGMKPLVDVFKLKEITSLIGRDIKLSRFPNRGALLVWTLFELMNVKKVRMDAELYELVKMYWKAIQQPTFTIKIPRDTILGETRERYGNWAVDLIGLMEALPKPTDNQQENLWIALRNYLSRSNLLEELNILLPRLTTTRGRFLHNIIIRSLMNNNNRIKIEHNTKSALLFYRDKVMFDGEGAKHVGWIWSQKFTADMLIGDYSDNDVHVGKLIEQHLPYYKLTRDKQKAYNNLVEYLYMNPHMLDLKDDFMINKYNTTGMFIRGVLEYIYEKSGLNPRIQKDILMLIPEVIVNGREQ from the exons AtgttatttttagaatctcaccagcattttattttcattttatcaattttcgcTGTCATTTACTCGACGTATTCAAAa aataaCAGCCGATATATATCAAGATTAAAAAGAGAATTA gaTCATGACGAAAATAGCGAATATTCAGCAGATAAAAACAGTGATATCAGCTTACCATCACGGCGagcaaatataaataaaaatataaacataaacaataataaaaatgtattcgTAAAAACGggtaacttttttcaaatcgaacgtgacaaattaaattacgaCAGCTTACACAGTAATCCacttaaaaatacattagaaaAATTACGTGCTGCGGATATAATACGTGacaatgttatttttatcatgGGATATATGTTGCAATTGTCACCGGGAACTTTGTCAATTGAGGAGTACACGTCACTTGAATTAATAAGTAATGCAATTAAACGTAAAAATGTTTATCTGTACGATACTCTTCACATAGTGACCGAAATAAACGGCAAACATATACTGAAGCAATTATTAGAGTTTTTGAAagccgcaaaaaaaaattttgctttttttatcaagtcaTCGGTTGAATTTTGGATCCGGTTGCTCGAAACCCgagacaataaaataatatggaAGCAAATGGATCAGGATACATTCAATTTAGTGGCTGGTGTATTCAAACAAACAGTTCAATTAATAGATcgcgataataataatgaggatatatcaaaaaaattgtggAATCTTCTGAGTCATGAAGGAAAAAACGaactaattaaatatgatGTAACGAATGAAATAATGGGGCCTGTTTATGTTGCCCTGTTTTATGGAATAACTTCAAAAAGAATCCCATTAACTCAACAATTATTTGGCACGATACTACGCGATTTGCCAAATGAAGACGCAGATCctatttttgatgaatatgTCAGTTATATATCGCgcgaaatttggaaaaacaaaataaaaaaatggggaaattatttttcaaatataaaagCGTACAATCCTTACACGCTGGTAATAAATGTCGTTGATAAAATTTCTGCTGATACGGAAGTaccgtttaaatttaaaaaatcgttattaTACGTTCGCGATCATTTAATAACCGGCGGTCGTGGAATAATAAAtcatgaaattgaaaattcttaTCGCATTACAGAAAATGGGTTAAATGTTAatctattatttgaattaacaaTATCATGTGACTGTAATAATCGTATTATAGATATGaaaaatgaattacaaaaatatttaacgtcTAATTTGGATGATGATATTTTTATGGGTATTAAtcgttataaatataataatcctCATGATTTAATGCTTGGATTTTTATCACGATTACAAATGCGTTTATCGTCAactaaatatgataaaaaaatattacgtaTTATATCAATATTactgtcatatttattttatcaacgtAATTTACATTATTATCAAAAGTTCAAATCTAATATATCATTTTggataattattgatattattgatAATCCGAATGCTAATTCAACAATATCTCAAACAATAGAATCTATTTTGACAGATATAATGAGCGATCTAAAATCTTGGGACCgtattgaaaatttagttATCAAGCCTTTAATaactactgaaaaaaattatctggaATGTAAAACTTTGGACATGTTAACTGAATTAAAAGATGTTGTTGAAGATAAACACGTATTTCCATCATTGCCAgctaaaataacaaaattaattgctGATGTAAAGGCAGAGTTCAATGACGATGATTCAGACATGGACGGCAGTGATCAACAAGATGGTGGTTCTCCAGAAAAGAACATGGCTGCTGATCATAACTCACGAGAATCGAAACCGCCGGTACCAAAATCTCCGTCAATTTTAGGATCATTGAGGCCCcttatgaattttgaaaacttgTCACCGATATCGGCaatgaaatcaatttttaaaaactctatTAAGCCAAATCTGAAACGTATAAGACGTATTCAGTCACGGATTGATTTACCAGATGCCTCATCATTGGAGTCATTATCAAAAGTTACTCAATTTGCACCCCACGAATCATTAGCTGAAGTAGGGGTCACTAAACCTGCATTGGCTATTTCGATGAAACCGTCTAATTCAATGACTTCATCAGTTAACAAACCGTTCGCCACAAAATTACTAGATTTACCATCTATCAGTGCATTATCAAAGAACTTATCAACATTACCACCCGCAGTCCAACCAAATGAGTGTATCGTAATTACCACAAATGTTGGAGAACTTAAAATATTGCCTACAGTATTTACGCGATCGAATGATTTGACGGATGATCCAGATACCATAGTATTTCCGACAATGGTTGATCTCCATGACCAGCCTGATTACGATCTCTTCGAACACGCCTCGGGTCAATGTGTGCagaatcttaaaaaattagtgattcAACCATTGGTTAACTTATTTGGTGACAAGTACATCGAAATACTTCTGGGACGACATTGGTCTCGTAGATACTCTACAAGATTAGCTGCTTTAGTTGCGTTGATAAGATCAGCACGAAAGCATCAGCAAGTTGCAGAAAATTATAAGCTGATGGAAAATCTTGATAACGTACTGGGTTCTCTTGAAATTATAGCTCCTTATTTGTTTTTGCCAATGCTTATTAGATGGAAGAATTTCGACGGGAAAATCGTTTGGTCGACTGTAAGTATTGATGATTTATCGGTAAGTATTCTTGGACGTGATCCACCGGATTATGAGGAAAAAGGTACCATTACATTGCCATTGATAAATCCACTGTATTGGTTATTACCGATTGAACAGCAACCAGATCCTTATCTGAATTTATTGCCGCATTTTACAGAAGATAATAAGTATGCATTAGGAATGAAACCGCTTGTAGATGTATTCAAGTTGAAGGAAATAACGTCTTTGATTGGACGTGATATTAAATTGTCTCGTTTTCCTAACAGAGGTGCTTTATTAGTCTGGACTTTATTCGAACTCATGAATGTTAAAAAAGTTAGAATGGATGCCGAGCTTTATGAATTGGTTAAGATGTATTGGAAAGCAATCCAACAACCGACATTTACTATCAAAATACCACGAGATACTATTTTAGGTGAAACGCGTGAAAGATACGGCAATTGGGCAGTTGACTTAATTGGATTAATGGAAGCGTTACCTAAGCCCACAGATAATCAGCAAGAAAATTTGTGGATTGCTTTACGGAATTATTTATCTCGTAGTAATTTACTAGAGGAGCTTAATATTTTGTTGCCACGCTTGACTACCACTCGGGGACGATTTCtgcataatattattattcggtcattgatgaataataataataggatTAAAATAGAACATAACACTAAATCGGCATTATTGTTTTATAGGGATAAAGTAATGTTTGATGGAGAGGGCGCTAAACATGTCGGATGGATTTGGAGTCAAAAATTCACGGCTGATATGCTTATTGGTGACTACAGTGACAATGACGTACATGTTGGCAAATTGATAGAACAGCATTTGCCGTATTATAAACTGACAAGAGATAAACAGAAGGcttataataatttagttgAATATTTGTATATGAATCCCCATATGCTGGATTTAAAAGATGActttatgattaataaatataatactaCCGGTATGTTCATTCGCGGAGTGTTggaatatatttatgaaaaatcagGTTTGAACCCTAGGATTCAAAAAGATATTCTGATGCTGATCCCTGAAGTAATTGTTAATGGTAgagaacaataa